Proteins from one Candidatus Hydrogenedentota bacterium genomic window:
- a CDS encoding protein kinase, protein MGVVHEAWDTRLERRVAIKTVHPHLLQDPSIALRFENEAKRAARIEHPNVVRVYRVDNLDGRTVIEMQFIDGTPLNVLLQSGSLSPTHTANLLRQLLEALAACHAQGVIHCDLKPGNVLVTQDGHAVLTDFGIARALYGADMAGTQSGALSAPLWGTPQYCPPEAWEGSDVSLRWDLYAAGVLVYEAVTGGPAFSGQTRMALMKQILTSMPQPLSTIRPDVSGAFSRLVSQLMARDPELRPASAKVALAVLRDTPEHRSSGDAWDTQPLTCIGPDPSVKGADRSRRSTFVVSVMLAILLMAATVAGIAWPRSAGLQSGSGSITPTTRDPKSSNLLVIGDCGYFAADDGEHGRELWVADVAQGGECRLVADIVPGSGSSNPRNLMARPHGGFVFAATTPETGEELWYGISPDGSSYSIMMIKDILPGPMGSEPVPVASARTMVLFYATTLMEGRELWCTTGISEQQTALVRDLNPGVEGSIPMRPRVYGVLDNVYVVAIPDAIRGCVLFKYDFSDNTLREIGDVGEDTAPRGTANGKVFMANTDNDHGYELWTYDAKNRVLGMIADLQPGPDGSYPSEFGSWNDQVLFRAQTDEVGIELWLSDGSAGGTGLIKDINPGRADSDPNSFVPLGEYVFFRAKDDACGRELWVTNGTAAGTERVCDLMPGPESGEPYNMVARGPYLFFSAKDPEHGEELWRTHRDEERWITELVADLYPGPTGSEPHMLQWTDRGEGLFLAKTATYGITVCKLSPGFDVPEIALAGYPETTVVPLAIEAVTP, encoded by the coding sequence ATGGGCGTTGTTCATGAGGCGTGGGACACGCGTCTGGAGCGCCGCGTTGCGATAAAGACCGTACATCCGCACCTGCTCCAAGATCCTTCTATCGCGCTGCGGTTCGAGAACGAGGCAAAACGGGCGGCGCGAATCGAGCATCCCAACGTAGTGCGCGTGTACCGTGTGGACAACCTGGACGGGCGTACGGTCATCGAGATGCAGTTCATTGATGGCACACCATTGAACGTGTTGCTTCAGTCCGGATCGCTCTCGCCCACACATACGGCGAATCTCCTGCGACAATTACTTGAGGCGCTAGCGGCGTGCCACGCGCAGGGCGTCATTCATTGCGATTTGAAGCCCGGAAACGTACTGGTCACGCAGGACGGGCATGCAGTGCTGACCGACTTCGGAATTGCCCGCGCGCTCTATGGTGCGGACATGGCTGGAACGCAGTCGGGCGCGTTGTCCGCGCCCTTGTGGGGCACACCACAGTACTGTCCGCCAGAAGCCTGGGAAGGGAGCGACGTTTCGCTTCGCTGGGACCTGTACGCGGCTGGTGTTCTGGTGTATGAAGCGGTAACGGGCGGGCCCGCATTCAGTGGCCAGACCCGCATGGCGCTGATGAAACAGATTCTGACCTCTATGCCGCAGCCGCTGTCCACAATTCGGCCCGATGTTTCGGGCGCCTTCTCCCGCCTCGTTTCGCAACTTATGGCCCGCGATCCTGAATTGCGGCCTGCGAGTGCGAAAGTGGCGCTCGCCGTGTTGCGCGACACACCCGAACACCGCTCAAGCGGTGATGCCTGGGATACACAACCGTTGACCTGTATCGGGCCCGATCCATCAGTGAAAGGTGCAGATCGATCACGTCGCTCGACGTTTGTCGTATCTGTCATGTTAGCGATCCTCCTCATGGCGGCTACAGTTGCGGGGATCGCTTGGCCCAGGAGCGCCGGCCTGCAGTCAGGCAGCGGTTCGATCACGCCTACTACAAGGGACCCAAAATCGTCCAACCTGCTTGTAATAGGCGATTGTGGGTACTTTGCAGCAGACGACGGCGAACACGGGCGCGAGTTGTGGGTTGCGGATGTGGCACAGGGCGGTGAGTGCAGGTTGGTGGCGGATATTGTGCCCGGTTCCGGTTCGAGTAATCCACGCAATTTGATGGCGCGTCCCCACGGCGGTTTTGTCTTTGCCGCGACGACACCGGAGACGGGCGAAGAACTTTGGTACGGGATTTCTCCTGACGGGAGTAGTTATTCGATCATGATGATCAAAGACATACTGCCGGGTCCCATGGGTAGCGAACCGGTGCCAGTAGCGAGCGCACGGACGATGGTGCTTTTTTATGCGACCACTTTGATGGAGGGGCGAGAATTGTGGTGCACGACCGGCATAAGCGAACAACAGACCGCGCTGGTGAGGGACCTTAACCCAGGTGTGGAAGGATCCATACCAATGCGCCCGCGCGTGTACGGCGTGCTGGACAATGTGTACGTGGTGGCCATTCCCGACGCAATTCGCGGCTGTGTGTTGTTTAAATATGACTTCTCCGATAATACGCTTCGTGAAATTGGCGATGTGGGCGAAGACACGGCACCGCGCGGGACGGCCAATGGGAAGGTGTTCATGGCCAATACTGACAACGATCACGGGTACGAGTTATGGACATACGACGCAAAGAATAGAGTGCTGGGTATGATCGCCGACCTGCAACCAGGACCCGATGGTTCGTATCCCTCGGAGTTTGGTAGCTGGAACGATCAAGTGCTGTTCCGCGCGCAGACCGACGAAGTAGGAATCGAATTGTGGTTAAGCGACGGATCGGCAGGCGGGACGGGGCTCATAAAGGACATCAATCCCGGGCGAGCTGACAGCGACCCTAATTCTTTTGTTCCGTTGGGCGAGTATGTGTTCTTTCGGGCAAAGGATGACGCGTGTGGCCGGGAGCTTTGGGTGACAAACGGCACAGCTGCCGGAACGGAGCGCGTCTGCGATCTGATGCCCGGCCCGGAATCCGGTGAGCCCTATAACATGGTCGCGCGTGGTCCGTACCTGTTTTTCTCCGCAAAAGATCCCGAACATGGAGAAGAGCTGTGGCGCACGCATCGGGACGAAGAACGATGGATTACGGAACTTGTAGCAGACCTGTACCCTGGCCCGACAGGGTCCGAACCGCATATGCTCCAGTGGACTGACCGCGGAGAGGGATTATTCCTGGCAAAGACCGCCACATATGGGATAACGGTGTGCAAGCTTTCGCCCGGATTCGACGTACCGGAGATAGCGCTGGCCGGTTATCCCGAGACAACCGTCGTTCCTCTCGCCATCGAGGCGGTCACGCCATGA
- a CDS encoding glycosyltransferase family 39 protein has translation MIADCLTYRRRERWRSLLRTPWKVPLRTNHAALIVVITVAFALRFAGLDAKALWYDEAMAALAARNVGILSILDALPLPPLYLLTIKGLAVCGDAAYLFRLPSALFGILTVILAGYTAQRAGGRRTAFIAVLLVSTCPFLVYYSRDAKMYAWLGFFQLASLYSLILYARSDGARHLLFYHIVTSLVLAHVHLLGGFFVATTSVAFLMARLCSVKSVYNWLWAQALLLLLSVPNIYFMYRRLTDMSALEFWAPRPTLTSLYFTLTNFFAGYVGSDYARTLVAIVVVAMVAHGLAASTRNRRELLFLLSAAVGPVLVFYGLSAVQSNSIYVDRFLIGSAPPLLIVVAVGLSLIGSKWKRSAMLLLVLTTQAIGLYDQFHMRLPADGRKAPGVFSTFPTPKIIAFVRENLRPDDLVLHTNRMSCPEFMWHLSEVQNTIIDVGGNVSSLYSSRGTPKELELFDIPISELDTLALSQRRAWVIAPAPGAYGYGHANPEILPWLSERAACVSAKRFGDIYYPTWVYLFDSSEMGRDMPPTTLILPRQPSILGDDPVPNEVTIHMDRASVAPTEGARAGRTAITLRTRSEIEQPQSVYVSAFVADGHIGAAQFVRTAAPQSRWELRTFRDRRSARMAMHYRIDNAMSPDADQLVCTASLPPGTYSVFVERITNGVDYPAHTAACSIQLDGNRLIVPGKLEGSPGGWQWLKTGFHRVEHLRDTQVTLSLLPYRANSEAFVSFSQIVFVNTEDAAEKSMPVIWEKHFQIGSRQDIESRLDLFFDDCPVYFLLANERYCTLARLPHISPSDTKRRS, from the coding sequence ATGATCGCTGACTGCCTGACCTACAGGCGGCGCGAGCGCTGGAGATCGCTGCTGCGTACGCCGTGGAAAGTACCATTGAGGACAAACCATGCCGCCCTCATTGTTGTGATTACGGTTGCATTCGCACTTCGCTTCGCTGGTCTCGATGCCAAGGCGTTGTGGTATGACGAGGCGATGGCAGCATTGGCGGCACGCAATGTAGGTATATTAAGCATTCTCGATGCGCTCCCACTTCCACCGCTGTACTTGCTCACGATAAAAGGTCTCGCTGTGTGCGGTGACGCCGCATATCTATTTCGGCTGCCCAGCGCCCTCTTCGGAATTCTCACCGTAATACTCGCGGGATATACGGCGCAGCGTGCGGGAGGCAGGCGGACGGCATTCATAGCCGTTTTACTGGTTTCCACATGTCCATTCCTGGTTTATTACAGCCGCGATGCGAAGATGTATGCGTGGCTCGGCTTTTTTCAGTTGGCGTCGCTGTACTCTCTAATATTGTATGCCCGTTCCGATGGTGCCAGACATCTCTTGTTTTACCATATCGTGACGAGCCTCGTGCTGGCCCATGTCCACCTTCTGGGAGGTTTCTTTGTCGCCACAACCTCGGTGGCATTCCTCATGGCTCGCCTGTGCAGCGTAAAAAGCGTCTATAATTGGTTGTGGGCGCAAGCGCTGCTTTTGCTGCTAAGTGTGCCGAACATTTACTTCATGTATCGGCGTTTAACTGATATGAGTGCGTTGGAGTTCTGGGCGCCAAGGCCAACGCTCACATCGCTATATTTTACGCTAACCAACTTTTTCGCCGGTTATGTCGGATCAGATTATGCTCGGACGCTCGTCGCGATCGTCGTTGTCGCTATGGTCGCGCACGGGCTCGCCGCAAGCACTCGGAATCGGCGCGAATTACTGTTCTTGTTATCAGCCGCAGTAGGCCCAGTTCTGGTGTTCTATGGCCTTTCGGCGGTGCAATCGAATTCTATCTACGTGGACCGTTTCCTAATTGGCTCTGCGCCTCCATTGCTTATCGTCGTGGCGGTCGGTCTGAGTCTGATCGGCAGTAAGTGGAAACGGTCAGCGATGCTGTTACTTGTTTTGACAACACAGGCAATTGGGTTGTATGACCAGTTTCATATGCGCCTGCCCGCCGATGGCCGCAAGGCCCCAGGCGTGTTCAGCACATTTCCAACTCCCAAGATTATCGCGTTTGTACGAGAGAATCTTCGCCCGGACGACCTCGTACTACACACGAACCGCATGTCATGCCCGGAGTTCATGTGGCACTTGTCAGAGGTTCAGAACACGATCATCGACGTCGGAGGAAACGTCAGCTCTCTATACAGTAGCCGCGGCACCCCGAAAGAATTAGAGTTGTTTGACATTCCCATATCGGAACTAGACACGTTGGCGCTTTCTCAACGACGAGCGTGGGTCATCGCGCCCGCACCGGGAGCGTATGGATACGGACATGCAAACCCCGAGATATTGCCGTGGCTAAGCGAGCGCGCCGCATGCGTTAGCGCCAAACGTTTTGGCGATATCTACTATCCGACCTGGGTATACCTGTTCGATTCATCCGAAATGGGACGCGACATGCCGCCAACCACCCTGATCTTGCCTCGACAGCCTTCAATACTGGGAGACGACCCAGTCCCAAACGAGGTCACAATACATATGGATCGTGCCTCAGTTGCGCCCACAGAAGGTGCACGCGCAGGCAGGACGGCAATCACACTCCGAACGCGAAGCGAAATCGAACAGCCGCAATCAGTTTATGTTTCTGCATTCGTAGCGGACGGTCATATCGGCGCCGCGCAATTCGTCCGGACTGCCGCACCCCAAAGCAGGTGGGAGCTTCGCACCTTTCGCGATCGGCGGAGCGCGCGCATGGCCATGCATTATCGTATAGACAACGCCATGTCGCCAGACGCCGACCAACTCGTATGCACCGCGTCATTGCCGCCCGGAACTTACAGTGTATTTGTAGAACGTATTACGAACGGAGTCGATTATCCGGCGCATACTGCCGCTTGCTCGATCCAATTGGACGGAAATCGATTGATCGTTCCCGGCAAGTTGGAAGGGTCGCCGGGCGGTTGGCAGTGGCTCAAAACCGGGTTTCACAGAGTGGAGCATTTGCGCGATACGCAGGTGACCCTCTCCTTGCTGCCATATCGTGCAAACAGCGAAGCGTTCGTAAGTTTCTCGCAAATTGTATTTGTGAATACTGAGGATGCGGCGGAAAAGAGTATGCCGGTGATATGGGAGAAGCATTTCCAAATAGGGTCGAGGCAAGATATCGAGTCTAGACTAGACTTGTTCTTCGATGACTGTCCAGTCTATTTCCTCTTGGCGAACGAACGCTACTGTACACTTGCACGCTTGCCCCACATTTCTCCGAGCGACACGAAACGTCGCAGTTGA
- a CDS encoding IPT/TIG domain-containing protein → MGDRLLGKAILAYVFLFGIVLAQSAGAVSVVVVTPNTGSEVGGTSVTIIGLGFDESGTTNVYFGAAPATNVTVLPNATYYSGDETMITCETPPGTGGSVVDVTVVNPDMQSHAKIGAFTYLEPTVTAVSPNVGGACGGTPVAIAGTNFHSGIQILFNGTPAQQVQVHTSSSITCLTPYQGVDGPTCVTATAPDGATSTNCSVFEYGTCDQTEQLPVDPIDGGHYLPPGERLRLRATVEAPRQMKFWTRSAVMGVRGKAYPLVPLDGTVLSNGGNVSGADTAELIIDPVTEGDTGYYWATMEDASGDQIMTEPYQVQVIESAPSASSRGLAYLVAMIMVVGLATLLVRTLVRTQTGR, encoded by the coding sequence ATGGGGGATCGTCTTTTGGGTAAAGCCATTTTGGCCTATGTTTTTTTGTTTGGAATTGTCTTGGCGCAGTCTGCTGGCGCCGTATCGGTGGTGGTCGTGACTCCCAACACTGGATCGGAAGTTGGCGGCACGAGTGTCACAATAATCGGCCTTGGATTTGACGAAAGCGGCACGACCAACGTGTATTTTGGCGCCGCCCCAGCGACAAACGTCACCGTCCTACCCAATGCAACCTACTATTCCGGAGACGAAACGATGATCACGTGCGAGACGCCTCCCGGGACGGGCGGTTCAGTTGTGGATGTGACCGTCGTCAACCCCGACATGCAAAGCCACGCTAAAATCGGCGCATTCACCTATCTCGAACCGACGGTCACCGCAGTATCCCCGAACGTGGGTGGCGCTTGCGGGGGTACGCCAGTTGCCATCGCCGGGACTAATTTTCATTCCGGTATTCAGATTCTCTTCAACGGCACGCCAGCGCAGCAGGTTCAAGTGCACACGTCAAGTAGCATAACCTGTCTTACGCCTTATCAAGGCGTGGACGGTCCGACGTGCGTAACCGCCACCGCCCCCGATGGCGCCACTTCGACAAACTGCAGTGTGTTCGAATATGGGACTTGCGATCAGACCGAGCAACTTCCTGTAGATCCAATTGACGGCGGACACTATCTTCCCCCTGGCGAGCGCCTGAGACTACGTGCGACGGTAGAGGCCCCGCGTCAGATGAAGTTTTGGACGAGATCGGCGGTAATGGGAGTGAGAGGCAAGGCGTATCCGCTAGTCCCTCTGGACGGTACCGTTTTGAGCAACGGTGGTAACGTCTCGGGTGCAGACACTGCTGAACTGATCATCGACCCGGTAACTGAGGGCGACACGGGGTACTATTGGGCGACGATGGAGGATGCGTCCGGAGACCAAATAATGACCGAGCCCTACCAGGTTCAGGTCATTGAGTCAGCCCCATCCGCATCGTCGCGAGGTCTGGCGTATTTGGTGGCAATGATTATGGTTGTAGGCTTGGCAACTTTATTGGTGCGGACCTTGGTGAGGACGCAAACCGGACGGTGA
- a CDS encoding glycosyltransferase family 39 protein: MAIILLAALIVRCYDLDRLPLWYDEVIHLEWCRTLPFGLFAGKTEIVEPFFCILLYLIQLVDTADWWVRLHSVIAGTLTVVVGYKLALRVAGQRAALVTIVLLSATPFLVYYSRDAKEYALLALIEIGAVYTAIAYRTGPHRNSYLVAYVALAAGSVYTHILSPLWLTALNATWFLLGPRWNGVALRWYAAQIAVLILSIPFLIAEIRFLSNMEAKFFWAPRPSLSGVLTSVQNFVVGYAVDDWVRWLGIAITVVATLRAVIGDSPRRQACLFLLGTAFGQLVLLGLASTFGRNSYYVDRFMIGSAGALIVVVGIGIAAIQSSAWRRASGVALFTAMAVTLYRVFANDLDLDWLKHVGVYRTFDTRSMARVLAGSARQSEPVWHLDHHMLAPLRWYSQDYRHIRVDLGGRLRMAEEYRAAASAENLSSPYKEVEDAAKGARRIWIAMPGAPDTLQAGTKGILAWARARATDESIVTFGGPNTIFPESTLCCFTMGTSANTLQLTRKETVITASVPEDSPPTEEPARLRFLIPPQQAVGDRSNDYAEAIVNVRNSSAHSQTFNFDAVSDARIAYAAEFDRAEAGLSKWILQSFRDRVVFRMGMVITVNGSDHENDALVRSTQLSKGRYRVYVERIVSGSNYIGPLADIILRIGESTLRASHTVSRNERGGWDWVDAGSLDWDGSPEAILQVCAVDTGNRPEGRAAFSRVLFVPYEPGRPTDMPELRTVTLAPSEERTIPIPNAFCETLHIQLANSSSSDVLIVRTPRP, from the coding sequence GTGGCGATCATACTGCTGGCGGCGCTGATTGTGCGCTGCTATGACTTGGATCGGCTACCGCTGTGGTACGACGAAGTTATTCATCTGGAGTGGTGCCGGACTCTTCCGTTTGGGCTGTTTGCCGGAAAGACCGAGATAGTAGAGCCGTTTTTTTGCATACTTCTTTATCTCATTCAACTTGTTGACACCGCCGACTGGTGGGTACGTCTCCACTCGGTAATCGCGGGTACGCTGACCGTGGTGGTCGGGTATAAGCTCGCGTTGCGAGTTGCTGGACAACGCGCAGCGCTAGTCACGATCGTTCTGCTGTCCGCAACGCCTTTTCTTGTCTACTACAGCAGGGACGCCAAGGAATATGCATTGCTGGCGTTAATTGAAATTGGAGCCGTATATACTGCTATCGCCTATCGCACAGGCCCGCATCGTAACAGTTATCTCGTTGCATACGTCGCGCTGGCCGCTGGGTCGGTGTACACCCATATACTGTCCCCCCTCTGGCTCACGGCGCTAAACGCGACTTGGTTTCTTCTAGGGCCGAGATGGAACGGCGTCGCTCTGCGCTGGTATGCGGCCCAGATCGCCGTATTGATTTTGTCTATCCCGTTTCTTATCGCGGAAATTCGCTTTTTGAGCAATATGGAAGCGAAATTCTTCTGGGCGCCACGACCATCCCTTTCAGGAGTACTGACGAGCGTCCAGAACTTCGTGGTTGGCTATGCGGTCGATGATTGGGTACGTTGGTTAGGAATTGCCATAACGGTAGTAGCCACTCTGCGCGCCGTGATAGGAGACTCTCCGCGGCGACAGGCGTGTCTGTTTCTGCTCGGAACTGCCTTCGGGCAACTGGTTTTGCTCGGCCTCGCATCCACGTTTGGCCGGAATTCCTACTATGTAGATCGATTCATGATTGGGTCCGCGGGTGCGCTAATCGTTGTCGTTGGTATCGGAATTGCCGCAATTCAAAGCAGCGCATGGCGTCGTGCGTCGGGGGTGGCATTATTTACCGCAATGGCAGTCACGCTATATCGCGTATTTGCAAACGACCTCGATCTCGACTGGCTCAAGCATGTAGGCGTGTATCGAACATTCGACACTCGAAGTATGGCACGTGTCTTGGCTGGTTCCGCCAGACAATCTGAACCAGTCTGGCACCTCGACCATCATATGTTGGCTCCCTTGCGATGGTACTCGCAAGATTACCGACACATTCGCGTAGACCTGGGTGGCAGACTGCGTATGGCGGAGGAATATCGCGCGGCTGCGTCGGCGGAAAACCTCTCCTCGCCATATAAGGAAGTTGAAGATGCCGCAAAAGGAGCGCGCCGGATATGGATTGCAATGCCGGGTGCCCCGGACACGTTGCAGGCGGGTACCAAAGGCATTCTCGCATGGGCACGGGCGCGTGCTACCGACGAATCGATTGTTACCTTTGGCGGGCCCAACACGATTTTTCCGGAGTCCACGCTTTGTTGCTTCACGATGGGAACCAGCGCCAATACTTTGCAACTTACGCGCAAAGAGACGGTCATCACCGCTTCGGTACCCGAAGACTCACCGCCAACAGAGGAGCCCGCGCGACTCCGCTTTCTCATACCACCACAGCAAGCAGTAGGCGATCGGAGCAATGACTACGCCGAAGCAATAGTGAACGTGCGGAACAGTTCGGCACATTCACAGACCTTCAATTTCGACGCCGTATCCGATGCACGTATCGCCTACGCGGCCGAGTTTGACCGCGCAGAGGCCGGCCTCTCAAAGTGGATATTGCAGTCGTTCCGCGACAGAGTCGTCTTTCGAATGGGGATGGTCATCACAGTAAATGGATCGGACCATGAAAATGATGCGTTGGTGCGTAGCACGCAACTATCCAAAGGCCGGTATAGGGTCTACGTTGAACGAATTGTAAGCGGTTCGAACTATATCGGGCCGCTCGCGGACATCATATTACGGATTGGGGAGAGCACCCTAAGGGCATCACATACGGTTTCCCGCAATGAGCGTGGTGGCTGGGACTGGGTGGACGCGGGGTCGCTAGACTGGGACGGCAGTCCGGAGGCTATTTTGCAGGTTTGCGCTGTAGATACCGGCAATCGCCCCGAGGGTCGCGCTGCATTTAGTCGCGTACTCTTTGTGCCTTACGAACCGGGTAGGCCGACCGACATGCCCGAACTGCGTACGGTCACGCTTGCGCCCTCTGAGGAACGGACAATTCCTATTCCCAATGCGTTTTGCGAAACGCTTCACATTCAATTGGCGAACTCGAGTTCCAGTGATGTCCTCATCGTGCGCACTCCCAGACCATAG
- a CDS encoding sulfatase gives MQRQLPNIVFVVVDTLRADKLDAQRNGVPIMPQLSEFSRSACRFDACMTQEVWTLPSVTSLFSSLYPEVHGIRYSTDPNAIWRSDRDKPTRNRVSSRIPLATAVLKKAGYSMLAVQTNSHLRTGMGLDRDFDEYKYMWAALGETVTTEAIQLAGSAKPPYFLYCHYFDPHSVYVEHPDFFHKYGTPPTIDDQDRRLISNFVDYYIDHFYSHLRLSKDRKYAEISPAGREHVRYLYDVECAYVDFHVAQLIQVLDHISGGENIVVVTSDHGEELWDHGALGHGKTAYSELVNVPLLLRMPGLGPTRSKDPIQLIDVMPTLLDYLHIESPSEWQGISALPRLTDVGRSSNGLPAFTSVGGTQAFTGLNTLCVVTDYAKLVIDNSSGVEQLFDIIADPGERHNLAQSRTDLRDKLRSLVLAHSRENEKHSNFGMELETAPADPEMVQELRALGYVGTSPAKP, from the coding sequence GTGCAACGACAATTACCTAACATCGTCTTTGTTGTTGTAGATACGCTGCGTGCGGACAAGCTCGACGCCCAGCGCAACGGCGTGCCGATTATGCCGCAGTTGTCTGAGTTCTCGCGCAGCGCATGCCGTTTCGACGCATGTATGACGCAGGAAGTTTGGACCCTGCCTTCGGTTACGTCCCTATTTTCGTCGCTTTACCCGGAGGTGCATGGAATCCGGTATTCAACGGATCCAAACGCCATCTGGAGATCGGACCGTGACAAGCCAACGCGTAATCGGGTGTCGTCACGGATCCCGCTTGCCACCGCTGTGCTCAAGAAGGCAGGTTATTCCATGCTGGCGGTGCAAACGAACTCGCACCTGCGCACAGGGATGGGGCTTGACCGGGACTTTGATGAATACAAGTACATGTGGGCGGCATTGGGCGAAACGGTCACAACGGAGGCTATCCAGCTTGCCGGAAGCGCGAAACCGCCGTATTTTCTGTACTGCCATTATTTCGACCCCCATTCCGTCTATGTGGAACACCCCGACTTTTTTCACAAGTACGGAACTCCCCCAACTATCGATGACCAGGATCGGAGGTTGATTTCAAACTTTGTAGACTACTACATCGACCATTTCTACTCGCATTTGCGGCTCTCAAAGGATCGAAAGTACGCCGAGATTTCGCCCGCTGGACGCGAGCATGTCCGGTATCTATACGATGTCGAGTGCGCGTACGTTGACTTCCACGTAGCACAGCTTATCCAAGTGCTCGACCACATAAGTGGCGGGGAAAACATCGTTGTCGTCACGAGCGACCATGGCGAAGAACTCTGGGATCATGGCGCGCTCGGGCATGGCAAGACAGCGTACAGCGAGCTCGTCAACGTTCCACTACTGCTGCGGATGCCAGGGTTAGGGCCAACTCGGTCGAAAGATCCGATCCAGTTGATCGATGTAATGCCTACACTCTTGGACTATCTGCACATCGAGTCGCCCAGCGAATGGCAAGGGATCAGTGCCTTGCCTAGGCTCACCGACGTCGGCCGGTCGTCGAATGGTCTACCTGCATTCACGAGCGTGGGCGGGACCCAAGCATTCACGGGTCTTAATACGCTTTGCGTAGTGACTGACTACGCAAAGCTGGTCATCGATAATAGTAGTGGCGTAGAGCAGTTATTCGACATCATCGCCGATCCCGGGGAACGTCACAATCTCGCGCAGAGCAGGACCGACTTGCGGGACAAGTTACGTTCGCTAGTCTTGGCACACAGCCGCGAGAACGAGAAGCACTCCAACTTTGGAATGGAACTGGAGACTGCACCGGCGGACCCAGAAATGGTACAGGAACTAAGAGCGCTTGGGTATGTCGGTACGTCGCCTGCCAAGCCATAG
- a CDS encoding molybdenum cofactor biosysynthesis protein: MISIADDSAPRPAFAAVDATILHIFVSLGHNFRGRHGREPGNYEAIEVETARCVAGKGIEGDRYFDYEDDYKGQITLFDWHVYRAVCDAVGVYDQSVSVLRRNVITAGFDLNDLVGKRFEIQGIQFEGAEECKPCRWMDRAFAPGAYAALEGRGGLRARILTSGILQRTFQA; the protein is encoded by the coding sequence ATGATTTCTATAGCGGACGACTCGGCCCCTCGACCGGCTTTCGCGGCAGTTGATGCCACCATACTCCATATCTTTGTCTCTCTAGGACACAATTTTCGTGGACGCCACGGGCGCGAGCCAGGTAACTACGAAGCCATAGAGGTTGAGACCGCCCGCTGTGTCGCGGGAAAAGGCATCGAAGGCGACAGGTACTTTGACTATGAGGACGACTACAAGGGCCAGATCACTCTATTCGATTGGCATGTCTACCGCGCCGTATGCGACGCAGTTGGCGTTTATGACCAAAGTGTATCCGTCTTGCGCCGGAACGTCATCACAGCGGGATTTGACCTGAACGATCTCGTCGGCAAACGGTTTGAGATACAGGGTATTCAGTTCGAAGGTGCCGAAGAGTGTAAGCCCTGCCGCTGGATGGATCGAGCGTTTGCGCCCGGCGCGTACGCTGCATTGGAAGGGCGAGGCGGCCTGCGCGCGCGCATTCTTACAAGCGGAATACTCCAAAGAACGTTCCAAGCTTAA